A region of Engraulis encrasicolus isolate BLACKSEA-1 unplaced genomic scaffold, IST_EnEncr_1.0 scaffold_762_np1212, whole genome shotgun sequence DNA encodes the following proteins:
- the LOC134444825 gene encoding glutamate-rich protein 3 yields the protein MVYTGQGLRKKTQDEVKVMQQICGGQNHCVYKGLLQPEEQFQFKSQRHIGFPFSATFYVNGIMAGRISSCCEYRYTPGALQGKKSCFKLTRLAGGKPCY from the exons ATGGTCTACACAGGCCAAGGCCTGAGGAAGAAAACCCAAGATGAGGTGAAAGTGATGCAGCAAATATGCGGGGGACAGAACCACTGTGTATACAAGGGACTGCTCCAGCCAGAAG AGCAATTCCAGTTCAAGTCTCAGCGCCACATAGGTTTCCCCTTCAGCGCTACCTTCTACGTGAACGGCATCATGGCGGGCCGCATCAGCTCCTGTTGTGAGTACCGCTACACGCCCGGCGCCCTGCAGGGCAAGAAAAGCTGCTTCAAGCTGACACGCCTCGCTGGAGGGAAGCCCTGCTACAg